From one Chryseobacterium sp. 3008163 genomic stretch:
- a CDS encoding ABC transporter ATP-binding protein gives MKQANIGYDKTLISNANASLNLGDVCLLIGNNGVGKTTLIKSILHQNSLLGGEILIDNKNVKELSVKEIAENIAVVFSKSVIPQNHTVEDLISLGKYIYYPFYFELKQEDREEVKEIIHELDLTQYKNTLLRNLSDGNLQKAFIGRALTQNSPIIILDEPTTHLDEKNKLIILKTLRKLAKQQKKLILFSSHDWRLAKEFADKMWYIKDNHLYSGIVEDVLLQHDELTNVSLFQVNENFVAPSIESPQIQKEMLYSLLQKNFQKDLSSFDFSYNESVWEISFANKQYQCESFEEIVKLISKLH, from the coding sequence GATAGGAAATAATGGTGTTGGAAAAACAACTTTAATTAAATCAATTCTTCATCAAAACTCTTTATTAGGAGGAGAAATTTTAATTGATAATAAAAATGTAAAAGAACTTTCGGTAAAAGAGATTGCAGAGAATATTGCAGTCGTGTTTTCTAAATCTGTCATTCCACAAAATCATACAGTTGAAGATCTTATTTCGCTCGGAAAATATATTTATTATCCTTTCTATTTTGAATTGAAACAAGAAGACAGAGAGGAAGTTAAGGAGATTATTCACGAATTAGATTTAACTCAATATAAAAATACGCTTCTCAGAAACCTTTCAGACGGAAACCTTCAGAAAGCATTTATAGGAAGAGCTTTGACACAAAATTCCCCGATAATTATTCTTGATGAACCAACCACTCATCTGGATGAAAAGAATAAATTAATCATCCTTAAAACGCTTCGAAAATTAGCCAAACAGCAAAAAAAACTCATTTTGTTTTCCTCTCACGATTGGAGACTGGCAAAGGAATTTGCTGATAAAATGTGGTATATTAAAGATAATCATTTATACTCAGGAATTGTGGAAGATGTTTTGCTGCAGCATGATGAACTCACAAATGTGTCACTGTTTCAGGTAAACGAAAATTTTGTAGCACCTTCCATAGAATCTCCGCAGATTCAGAAAGAAATGTTGTATTCTTTACTTCAAAAAAATTTCCAAAAAGATTTGTCATCTTTCGATTTTAGCTATAACGAATCAGTTTGGGAGATTTCATTTGCTAATAAACAGTACCAATGTGAATCTTTCGAAGAAATAGTTAAATTAATCTCAAAGCTTCATTAA
- a CDS encoding MarR family winged helix-turn-helix transcriptional regulator, which yields MDNNKEKTENVDLILKQTWLAVSKMYTELAQEHDSTAVQALTLLKIDPKEGTRSTNLGPKMAIEPTSLTRIIKLLEDNGYIYKEKTTTDKREVIIKLTDKGLSSRNMSKEVVVNFNKKVMEKIAPEKLETFKEVMTEIMKIASDLNNRK from the coding sequence ATGGATAATAATAAAGAAAAAACAGAAAATGTTGACCTCATTCTAAAGCAGACTTGGTTAGCAGTTTCGAAAATGTACACCGAGCTTGCACAAGAACACGATTCTACTGCAGTTCAGGCTCTTACCTTATTGAAAATTGATCCGAAAGAAGGTACAAGAAGCACCAATTTGGGACCCAAAATGGCAATTGAACCCACTTCTCTCACAAGAATCATCAAACTCCTTGAGGATAACGGATATATTTATAAAGAAAAAACTACTACCGATAAGCGTGAAGTAATCATTAAGCTTACTGATAAAGGTTTAAGTTCAAGAAATATGTCTAAAGAAGTCGTTGTGAATTTCAACAAAAAAGTGATGGAAAAAATTGCTCCTGAAAAGTTGGAAACTTTCAAAGAAGTCATGACAGAAATTATGAAAATAGCTTCTGATTTAAACAACAGAAAATAA
- a CDS encoding 3-hydroxyacyl-CoA dehydrogenase/enoyl-CoA hydratase family protein has translation MKRRIKHVTVLGSGIMGSGIAAHFANIGVQVSLLDIVPFELNEAEQKKGLTKEDKAVRNRIASENFEKLKKASPALLYSPKFAERIKVGNFDDDLKKIKDTDWIIEVVVEKLDIKKSVYEKIEQFRKPGTLVSSNTSGIPINMLVEGRSDDFKKYFAGTHFFNPVRYLPLLEVIPTTDTDPEIADFYMSYGAKFLGKTTVLAKDTPAFIANRIGVFSMMDLLHNVQKLGLNVSDVDKLTGPIIGRPKSATFRTADVVGLDTLVMVANGVRNSGAEANDFNNVFALPDYIQKMVDNKWLGSKTEQGFYKKVKGTDGKSEIHGLNLDTLEYELQGKSSFPTLELTKNIDKPIDRFKVLIGGKDKAGELYRKSLGALFAYVSHKVPEISDEVYKIDDAMRAGFGWENGPFEIWDAVGVQKGIELATEAGYEVSDWVKNVESFYKVNEDGQSIFVDKNSGEYNKIPGQDAFIILDNIRKNKTLWSNSGASIEDLGDGIINFEIRSKMNSLGGEVLDGLNRAIDLAEKEYDGLVIGNQGANFSVGANLAMILMMAIEQDWDDLNMAIAYFQKSMMRVRYSSIPVVVAPHGMTLGGGCEMTMHADRVVAAAETYIGLVETGVGVIPGGGGTKEFALRTSREFHSDDVKNNRLREAFMNIAMGKVATSAYEAYDMGILEKGKDIVVVDKKRQIAEAKKVAKLMAEQGYTQPIEQTVKVLGKDALGMFYVGTDQMLTGKYISEHDKKIADKLANVLVGGNLSEPTVVTEQYLLNLERETFLQLCGERKTLERIQFMLQKGKPLRN, from the coding sequence ATGAAAAGACGAATCAAACATGTTACGGTTTTAGGTTCAGGAATTATGGGAAGCGGTATCGCTGCACACTTTGCCAACATCGGAGTGCAGGTTTCACTTCTTGACATTGTTCCGTTTGAGTTGAATGAAGCCGAGCAGAAAAAAGGTTTGACCAAAGAAGACAAGGCAGTTCGTAATAGAATTGCTTCCGAAAACTTTGAAAAACTTAAAAAAGCCAGCCCTGCACTACTCTATTCTCCGAAATTTGCGGAGCGTATTAAAGTAGGAAACTTTGATGATGATTTAAAGAAAATAAAAGATACCGACTGGATTATAGAAGTTGTTGTTGAAAAACTAGACATTAAAAAGTCAGTTTACGAGAAAATCGAGCAATTTAGAAAACCGGGAACTTTAGTTTCTTCAAATACTTCCGGAATTCCAATTAATATGTTGGTTGAAGGAAGAAGTGACGATTTCAAAAAATATTTTGCAGGAACGCACTTTTTTAATCCGGTAAGATATCTTCCACTTTTAGAAGTTATACCTACAACAGATACTGATCCGGAAATTGCAGATTTCTACATGTCTTATGGAGCCAAATTCTTAGGCAAAACAACCGTTTTAGCAAAAGACACTCCTGCGTTTATCGCTAACAGAATCGGAGTTTTCTCGATGATGGATTTGCTTCACAATGTTCAGAAATTAGGTTTAAATGTTTCTGATGTTGATAAATTAACAGGTCCGATTATTGGTCGTCCAAAATCTGCAACGTTCAGAACAGCCGATGTTGTTGGCTTGGATACTTTGGTAATGGTTGCAAACGGTGTTCGTAACAGCGGTGCTGAGGCGAATGATTTTAACAATGTTTTTGCTCTTCCTGACTATATTCAGAAAATGGTAGATAACAAATGGTTGGGATCAAAAACCGAGCAAGGTTTCTACAAAAAAGTAAAAGGTACAGACGGTAAATCTGAAATTCACGGATTGAATCTTGATACTTTAGAATACGAACTTCAAGGAAAATCTTCTTTCCCGACTTTAGAATTAACTAAAAATATAGATAAGCCAATTGACAGATTCAAAGTCTTGATTGGTGGAAAAGATAAAGCTGGAGAACTTTACAGAAAATCTTTGGGAGCATTATTCGCTTATGTTTCTCATAAAGTTCCGGAAATTTCTGATGAAGTTTACAAAATCGATGATGCAATGAGAGCTGGTTTCGGTTGGGAAAACGGACCATTCGAAATTTGGGACGCTGTTGGAGTTCAAAAAGGAATTGAATTGGCTACAGAAGCTGGCTACGAAGTTTCAGACTGGGTTAAGAATGTAGAATCTTTCTATAAAGTAAATGAAGATGGACAAAGTATTTTCGTTGATAAAAATTCAGGTGAATACAACAAAATTCCGGGACAAGATGCTTTCATCATTTTAGATAATATCAGAAAAAATAAAACACTTTGGAGTAATTCAGGAGCTTCTATTGAAGATTTAGGCGACGGAATTATCAACTTTGAAATTCGTTCTAAAATGAATTCTCTTGGAGGCGAAGTTTTAGATGGATTAAACAGAGCGATTGATTTAGCCGAAAAAGAATATGACGGTTTAGTTATTGGAAATCAAGGTGCAAATTTCTCTGTTGGAGCAAATTTAGCGATGATTCTAATGATGGCTATTGAGCAAGATTGGGATGATTTGAATATGGCAATCGCTTATTTCCAGAAATCGATGATGAGAGTTCGTTATTCTTCAATTCCTGTAGTAGTTGCTCCTCACGGAATGACTCTTGGTGGTGGATGTGAAATGACCATGCATGCAGACAGAGTGGTTGCAGCAGCAGAAACTTACATCGGACTAGTTGAAACCGGAGTTGGTGTAATTCCCGGCGGTGGCGGAACGAAAGAATTTGCTTTAAGAACTTCAAGAGAGTTCCACAGTGATGATGTGAAAAATAACAGACTTCGTGAGGCTTTCATGAATATAGCAATGGGTAAAGTTGCCACTTCTGCTTATGAAGCTTATGATATGGGAATTCTTGAAAAAGGAAAAGACATTGTAGTTGTAGACAAAAAACGTCAGATTGCCGAAGCTAAAAAAGTTGCAAAACTAATGGCTGAACAAGGCTACACTCAACCCATCGAGCAAACCGTAAAAGTTCTTGGAAAAGATGCTCTAGGTATGTTCTACGTAGGAACCGATCAGATGTTAACCGGAAAATATATTTCTGAACACGATAAAAAGATTGCAGATAAATTAGCTAACGTTTTGGTAGGTGGAAATCTTTCAGAACCAACAGTTGTGACCGAACAATACTTATTGAACCTTGAAAGAGAAACTTTCCTTCAGCTTTGTGGTGAAAGAAAAACTTTGGAGAGAATTCAGTTTATGTTACAGAAAGGAAAACCGTTGAGAAATTAA
- a CDS encoding thiolase family protein, whose amino-acid sequence MSRQAYIIKGFRTAVGKAPKGSLRFTRPDVMAAIVIEKLMAAVPQLDKDRVDDLIVGNAMPEAEQGLNVARLISLMGLNTDKVPGVTVNRYCASGSEAIAIASAKIQAGMADCIIAGGTESMSYIPMGGYKPVPETEIAKTNPDYYWGMGYTAEEVAKQFNISREEQDQFAFESHQKALKANQEGKFANQIIPIPVEYNFLDENQKMQTKKFDFSVDEGPRLDTSLEGLAKLKPVFANGGSVTAGNSSQMSDGAAFVIVMSEEMVKELGLEPEARLVAYAAAGLEPRIMGMGPIYAIPKALKQAGLELKDIELIELNEAFASQSVAIKKELGLNPDILNVNGGAIALGHPLGCTGTKLTVQLLDEMRKRGNKYGMVSMCVGTGQGAASIFELL is encoded by the coding sequence ATGTCAAGACAAGCATATATAATCAAGGGATTTCGTACAGCAGTCGGAAAAGCTCCAAAAGGCTCACTCCGCTTCACGCGTCCCGACGTAATGGCAGCAATAGTAATCGAAAAACTGATGGCAGCTGTTCCGCAATTAGACAAAGACAGAGTTGACGATTTAATCGTTGGAAATGCAATGCCGGAAGCTGAACAAGGCTTAAATGTGGCACGTTTAATTTCTTTGATGGGATTAAATACCGACAAAGTTCCGGGAGTCACTGTGAATAGATATTGCGCATCAGGAAGTGAGGCGATTGCTATTGCTTCGGCAAAAATTCAGGCAGGAATGGCTGATTGTATTATCGCAGGTGGTACAGAATCAATGTCTTATATTCCGATGGGTGGTTACAAACCCGTTCCGGAAACTGAAATCGCAAAAACCAATCCTGATTATTATTGGGGAATGGGTTATACTGCGGAAGAAGTAGCAAAACAATTTAATATTTCCCGTGAAGAACAAGATCAGTTTGCGTTCGAATCTCACCAAAAAGCTTTAAAAGCAAATCAGGAAGGTAAATTTGCGAATCAAATCATACCAATTCCTGTTGAGTATAATTTCTTGGATGAAAATCAGAAAATGCAGACTAAAAAGTTTGATTTTTCTGTAGACGAAGGCCCAAGATTAGACACATCTTTGGAAGGTTTAGCTAAATTAAAGCCCGTTTTTGCAAACGGAGGAAGTGTGACAGCAGGAAATTCTTCTCAAATGAGTGACGGTGCAGCTTTCGTTATCGTGATGTCTGAAGAAATGGTAAAAGAATTAGGATTGGAGCCAGAAGCAAGATTAGTTGCGTACGCTGCGGCCGGACTTGAGCCAAGAATCATGGGAATGGGACCAATTTATGCCATTCCAAAAGCACTAAAGCAAGCTGGTTTAGAATTAAAAGATATTGAATTGATTGAATTAAATGAAGCATTTGCTTCTCAATCGGTTGCAATTAAAAAAGAATTAGGTTTAAATCCTGATATTTTAAATGTCAATGGTGGTGCCATCGCTCTTGGTCACCCGCTTGGTTGTACAGGAACGAAATTAACCGTTCAACTCCTTGACGAAATGAGAAAACGTGGAAATAAATACGGAATGGTTTCTATGTGTGTGGGAACTGGGCAGGGTGCTGCTTCAATCTTTGAATTATTATAA
- a CDS encoding lactonase family protein, whose product MQNLLKLLALFIFANFYSQQQFVFFGSYNWEKDSEGIYVYQLDNETGKLTKTTSIKGVVNPSYITISEDGKYIYASSESKIENGGTVSSFRFDKEEKTLKFMNSQESGGENPVYVSVHKIENGW is encoded by the coding sequence ATGCAAAACCTTCTAAAACTTCTAGCTCTTTTTATCTTTGCAAACTTTTATTCTCAGCAACAATTTGTCTTTTTTGGTTCTTATAATTGGGAAAAAGATTCGGAAGGAATTTATGTTTATCAATTAGATAATGAAACAGGAAAACTTACAAAAACTACTTCAATAAAAGGTGTTGTAAACCCATCTTACATTACAATTTCTGAAGACGGAAAATATATTTATGCATCTTCGGAGAGCAAAATTGAAAATGGAGGAACGGTCAGCTCTTTTCGTTTTGATAAAGAAGAAAAAACTTTGAAATTTATGAACAGTCAGGAAAGTGGTGGCGAAAATCCGGTTTATGTAAGCGTTCATAAAATAGAAAATGGCTGGTGA
- a CDS encoding lactonase family protein: MNGNYTDASVSVYPLLEDGKIDSLAQILKFSEGSINPDRQAKAHIHSAVFSPDFNSLFFTDLGADKIRIYPFENTDLKPLNIEQGSFIKTKPGTGPRHLIFSKNGKTAYCIEEMAGEISVYDFTENMLKEIQKKPTHPAKIKDGFESSDLHISPDGKFLYATNRGKENNIVIFKIQSNGTLETVGYQKTHGKHPRTFTIDETGRFVIVANTGSNKVVVFKRNLETGVLKKVGKSVKIKNVSCVKTKIY; encoded by the coding sequence GTGAATGGAAATTACACCGATGCAAGCGTTTCAGTTTATCCGCTTTTGGAAGATGGAAAAATAGATTCTTTAGCACAAATTTTAAAGTTTTCTGAAGGAAGTATAAATCCTGATAGACAAGCAAAAGCACATATTCATTCTGCTGTTTTTTCACCAGATTTTAATTCACTATTTTTCACCGATTTAGGCGCTGACAAAATCAGAATATATCCTTTTGAAAATACTGATTTAAAACCTTTAAATATAGAACAAGGCAGTTTCATAAAGACGAAACCTGGAACTGGGCCAAGGCATTTGATTTTTAGTAAAAATGGAAAAACAGCATATTGCATTGAAGAAATGGCAGGTGAAATTTCTGTATATGATTTTACAGAAAACATGCTTAAAGAAATTCAAAAAAAACCTACACATCCTGCAAAAATTAAGGATGGATTTGAAAGTTCAGATCTTCATATTTCTCCCGATGGAAAATTCTTGTATGCTACTAACAGAGGAAAAGAAAATAATATTGTCATTTTTAAAATTCAATCAAATGGAACTTTAGAAACTGTTGGTTATCAAAAAACACACGGAAAACATCCCAGAACTTTCACTATAGATGAGACTGGCAGATTTGTTATTGTCGCCAATACAGGAAGTAATAAAGTAGTCGTTTTTAAAAGAAATTTAGAAACCGGGGTACTTAAAAAAGTAGGAAAATCTGTGAAAATTAAAAATGTTTCTTGTGTGAAAACGAAAATTTATTAA
- a CDS encoding ArsR/SmtB family transcription factor: MNLRRDVFQAIADPTRRSILLLVATQSMTAGAIASNFDTARPTVSKHLQILTECELLKKEQNGREILYHLNPNKMKQISDFIEPFSKMWDDRFNTLESVMKNYKKNK, encoded by the coding sequence ATGAATCTTAGAAGAGATGTTTTTCAGGCAATTGCAGATCCTACGAGAAGATCAATCCTTCTTTTGGTGGCAACTCAATCGATGACAGCGGGTGCGATTGCTTCTAATTTTGATACGGCAAGACCAACAGTTTCAAAGCATTTACAAATCCTTACCGAATGTGAATTGCTAAAAAAAGAACAAAACGGAAGGGAAATCTTGTATCACCTTAATCCTAATAAAATGAAACAAATTTCAGATTTTATTGAGCCTTTCAGCAAAATGTGGGATGACCGTTTCAACACATTAGAATCTGTAATGAAAAACTATAAAAAAAACAAATAA
- a CDS encoding SRPBCC domain-containing protein: protein MELKTKITAEDDKQELIITRVFDLPLDLLFKAYEEPEIVEQWMGTKVQKLENEPHGSWRFETSHNGQVVFSANGVILEFVPNQKITRTFEMENSSFPVQLEFFEFEKINEESSKLTMQIIFKSVEFRNQLLKMPFAQGLGMAHDRLQEVVLNLKK, encoded by the coding sequence ATGGAATTAAAAACAAAAATCACAGCCGAAGACGATAAGCAAGAATTGATTATCACCAGAGTTTTTGATCTTCCTTTAGATCTGCTTTTCAAAGCCTACGAAGAACCTGAGATCGTAGAGCAATGGATGGGGACAAAAGTACAAAAGTTAGAAAACGAACCGCATGGAAGCTGGCGTTTTGAAACTTCTCACAACGGACAAGTTGTATTTTCTGCTAACGGTGTCATTCTTGAATTTGTTCCGAACCAAAAAATTACAAGAACTTTTGAGATGGAAAATAGCTCTTTTCCTGTTCAGCTGGAGTTTTTTGAATTTGAAAAAATAAATGAAGAATCAAGTAAACTCACGATGCAGATCATCTTCAAATCTGTAGAATTCCGCAATCAGCTTTTGAAAATGCCATTTGCGCAAGGTTTAGGTATGGCTCATGACCGCCTTCAAGAAGTAGTTTTAAATTTAAAAAAATAA
- a CDS encoding DoxX family protein, whose product MKRNAVIYWVTTIFLSIGMLAGGIQQAFQIGGYNEIVTKLGYPLYLLTILGVWKILGVIVILLPKLPLVKEWAYAGFFFAMSGAAISHLLVEQPFTEALPSMILLMVTVLSWIFRPADRKLTSINS is encoded by the coding sequence ATGAAACGAAATGCAGTAATATATTGGGTAACAACTATTTTCCTTTCTATCGGAATGTTGGCAGGTGGCATACAACAAGCTTTTCAAATTGGCGGTTATAATGAAATTGTCACTAAATTGGGTTATCCGTTATATCTTTTAACGATTTTAGGTGTATGGAAAATTTTAGGAGTAATTGTCATTTTGCTTCCAAAACTACCATTGGTAAAAGAATGGGCTTATGCAGGATTTTTCTTTGCAATGTCGGGAGCAGCAATTTCTCATTTGCTTGTTGAGCAACCATTTACAGAAGCTCTTCCTTCAATGATACTGTTGATGGTAACGGTTCTTTCATGGATTTTCAGACCTGCTGACAGAAAATTAACTTCTATAAATTCTTAA
- a CDS encoding YdeI/OmpD-associated family protein, which yields MQTEAELFFEKAKKWNEEFYLLREILLENKLLEEDYKWMHPCYTFQGKNVVLIHGFKEYCALLFHKGVLLKDPENILIQQTENVQSARQLRFTNISEIKELKSLIKSYVKEAVEIEKSDEKVAMKSAKDYAVPEEFQKVLDNNNEANKAFYALTPGRQKGYLFYFSQAKQAKTREARIENITKKFWTEKELMIEN from the coding sequence ATGCAAACCGAAGCTGAACTTTTTTTTGAAAAAGCTAAAAAATGGAATGAAGAATTTTATCTTTTAAGAGAAATTCTCCTTGAAAACAAACTGCTTGAAGAAGATTATAAATGGATGCATCCCTGCTACACTTTTCAGGGAAAAAATGTAGTGTTGATTCATGGGTTTAAAGAATATTGTGCATTACTTTTTCACAAAGGGGTTTTGTTGAAAGATCCTGAAAACATCCTGATCCAACAGACTGAAAACGTACAATCTGCCCGACAGCTACGCTTTACAAATATTTCTGAGATTAAAGAATTAAAATCTTTGATTAAATCTTATGTGAAAGAAGCTGTCGAAATTGAAAAATCAGATGAAAAAGTAGCTATGAAATCTGCTAAAGATTATGCAGTTCCCGAAGAGTTTCAGAAGGTTTTAGACAATAACAATGAAGCGAATAAAGCTTTTTATGCTTTGACACCGGGACGGCAAAAAGGATATTTATTTTACTTTTCACAAGCCAAACAAGCAAAAACAAGAGAAGCAAGAATCGAAAATATTACCAAAAAATTCTGGACGGAAAAGGAATTGATGATTGAAAATTAG
- a CDS encoding DUF2490 domain-containing protein has protein sequence MKPAFARNRVYGGLGYQVDENFGFLSGYLWQREFEAKGNKTFTSFI, from the coding sequence ATGAAACCTGCATTTGCAAGAAATAGAGTATATGGTGGTTTGGGTTATCAGGTTGATGAAAATTTCGGTTTTCTGAGTGGTTACTTATGGCAGAGAGAATTTGAGGCAAAAGGAAATAAAACGTTCACTTCATTTATTTAG
- a CDS encoding DUF2490 domain-containing protein: MKLITSLGFVLMMSFFNAQEHISSFNALTITYKFHPKFFLYAEGQSRGIEEYTYPDYYEIKGGLGYNLTKNHKPFVGLGRYATYKDHAINKEEFRVWLQDVIDIKKEL, translated from the coding sequence ATGAAACTTATTACAAGTCTTGGTTTTGTTTTGATGATGAGCTTTTTTAATGCTCAGGAACATATTTCTTCATTTAATGCATTGACTATAACGTATAAATTTCATCCAAAATTTTTCTTGTATGCAGAAGGACAATCAAGAGGGATCGAAGAATACACTTATCCTGATTATTACGAAATAAAAGGAGGTTTAGGATATAATTTGACCAAAAATCATAAACCGTTTGTCGGCTTAGGTCGATATGCAACCTATAAAGATCATGCAATTAATAAAGAAGAATTTCGTGTTTGGTTGCAGGATGTAATTGATATTAAAAAGGAGTTGTAA
- a CDS encoding TonB-dependent receptor, with translation MLDILFTRATKIYGNISKVHRVPTFTDLYYTSKTEQGNENLLPESAVYAEIGYQYQNKNILGKVSGFYRGSSDAIDWVKNSLQDPIWYAKNVGDTEIKGIEAELSHQVFDWMKYTVGYTYLDNKFKEFNDSFSRYVLDNLKHQFISKLQFKIRKKITTELLTDIPKG, from the coding sequence ATGTTGGATATTCTTTTTACGAGAGCAACAAAAATATACGGAAATATCTCAAAAGTACATCGTGTACCAACTTTCACAGACCTATATTATACCAGCAAAACAGAACAAGGAAATGAAAACTTGCTACCTGAAAGTGCAGTTTATGCAGAAATTGGGTATCAATATCAGAACAAAAATATCTTAGGAAAAGTAAGTGGTTTCTACAGAGGCTCATCAGATGCTATCGATTGGGTAAAAAACTCTTTACAAGATCCTATCTGGTATGCAAAGAATGTCGGTGATACAGAAATTAAAGGTATCGAAGCTGAATTGAGTCATCAGGTTTTTGATTGGATGAAATATACTGTGGGTTATACTTATTTAGATAATAAATTTAAAGAATTCAATGATAGTTTTTCCAGATATGTTCTTGATAATCTAAAACATCAATTCATATCAAAACTTCAATTTAAGATTCGTAAAAAAATCACAACTGAATTGCTTACAGATATACCGAAAGGGTAA